The Nitrospirota bacterium DNA segment AAAAGCGTAAAAGTTGAGATCTTCGACAAAACAAATCCTGCTCTATGGAATATCTTTGGTGATGGAGCAGTTGCAAAATGGGCTACAATAGCGGTGTTTTCCATCGCTATAATGGCTTTTGTCTTTAAGGGCAAGCCAACTTTGCACAATAGTGGCTTTAAGGGCTATACATGGGCACTGACAGGCATCCTTGTAGGTGTCCTTACGATAGCTGGATGGTGGGTCTCCTCATACTTCGGGGGTATACCGAGAGGTCTTGCAATCACGACACCTATAAGGGAGCTCTTTAATGCTGTGCTTTACAAGAGCTCTCATTCTCCATTTCCTGAGTTCAGTTTCCTCGGAATCTTCAAAGGCACATGGGGTGTATTCTTTATTTTTGCTGTCCCTATTGGTGCATTTCTCAGTGCAATAAGGCTGAAAGAGTTTAAGTGGAAAATACCACCGGCACAGGAATTGCTTACAGTGTTTTTTGGAAGTATTCTCATGGGCATAGGTGCAATCACAGCAGGAGGATGTAACCTCGGTCATGGAATTACAGGTGTTTCAACCATGTCAGTGGCAAGTATAGTTGCAACAGCCTCTATAATCGCCGGCAACTGGACAATGGTCTACTTCAAGTTCATTAGACCTATGAGGTAGCTATAGCAAACCTTACAGGGAAACTGTAAGATTAAATAGAAAAGTAGAAAATAAGGAATCCTCGGCAACGGGGATTGTTTCCACTTTCTAAAAGGGGGTCGCCCGGCACAGGCGACCCCACCTCTTTTTTGAAAGTAAGGCTCTTTATTCAGACACCTAAAACCTTAGAAACGCTCCAATACTGCCTGCC contains these protein-coding regions:
- a CDS encoding YeeE/YedE family protein, whose protein sequence is MQGNVLSVLTAVGLGLALGYVLQKGRFCLNTAFRDIIFIKEFTLFRAYLLSVVVAIIGANLMEDMGLMMTVSQGTGEVIKTGLLRQNFVPLANIIGGFIFGMGIVLAGGCASGITYRLGEGQVSALVAIIGFFFGIVMASEGLLSPVHRYLKSVKVEIFDKTNPALWNIFGDGAVAKWATIAVFSIAIMAFVFKGKPTLHNSGFKGYTWALTGILVGVLTIAGWWVSSYFGGIPRGLAITTPIRELFNAVLYKSSHSPFPEFSFLGIFKGTWGVFFIFAVPIGAFLSAIRLKEFKWKIPPAQELLTVFFGSILMGIGAITAGGCNLGHGITGVSTMSVASIVATASIIAGNWTMVYFKFIRPMR